Proteins encoded in a region of the Geobacillus genomosp. 3 genome:
- a CDS encoding UvrD-helicase domain-containing protein gives MSSMQTTTDLRKKRLDFARRSARAWQNYFDAHGLLANITLSPEQISVVQQDEDQMLINGSAGTGKSLTLIYKLLKVMEQENEPKRILYCSFNTTLIEDARKRIEQSSKFHEIKDKHTLHMETFHYMAARILREIGFPNAEFLRINLENLRRYEDAITRRTIALVDTFMESEKYKKLPLEQKLYKTHAGTFLMDEILWMKANGFVTEELYYDCERAGRGNIPRLTKEQRRTVFYLYKEYEKMLKKQFHDHLDLEDYALLLLKHFEDIPDSLKYDYIFVDEVQDLQAMQLKALVRLTKKSIVVSGDPKQRIYKRSPFSYRDLGLHIEGRKTRNLRTNYRSTKQIMKLASSLEFIDEENDRLDDQRFVREGKKPSIYFFSGSKELSCHLVNQVKVIQKNDPDATIAVIHRHDGDKYAISQCPVLMELKKYFDVITTSQYGRRFDLNKQKKPIFFTDAYSVKGLEFDYVFLIHFDRDHYPSKKRIEELDKRAGDNKNSDGYKADFEAILNDEKKVLYVAITRAKKEVQLMYTGRSFRSICPFVRNFRKEDYDAFGFDSSIYSK, from the coding sequence ATGTCATCGATGCAAACGACAACTGATCTCCGTAAGAAACGTCTAGACTTTGCCAGACGATCGGCGCGAGCTTGGCAAAATTATTTTGATGCCCATGGCCTGTTGGCTAATATTACGCTAAGCCCTGAACAAATTTCCGTTGTCCAGCAAGATGAAGATCAAATGTTGATCAACGGTTCGGCGGGCACCGGCAAAAGCCTGACATTAATTTATAAGTTGCTAAAAGTCATGGAACAGGAAAATGAACCGAAGCGCATTTTATATTGTTCATTTAATACGACGCTTATTGAAGATGCAAGAAAACGAATCGAGCAGTCGAGCAAGTTTCACGAGATCAAGGATAAACATACCTTGCATATGGAAACTTTTCACTATATGGCGGCAAGGATTTTAAGGGAAATTGGTTTTCCAAACGCAGAATTTTTGCGGATCAACCTTGAAAACTTGCGGCGCTATGAGGACGCCATTACGCGCCGTACGATAGCGCTTGTAGATACGTTTATGGAAAGCGAAAAATATAAAAAGCTGCCGCTGGAACAAAAACTTTACAAAACGCATGCAGGTACATTTTTAATGGATGAAATTCTTTGGATGAAAGCGAACGGTTTTGTCACAGAAGAATTGTATTATGATTGTGAACGGGCGGGAAGGGGAAACATCCCGCGATTAACCAAAGAGCAGCGCCGAACGGTTTTCTATTTGTATAAGGAATATGAAAAAATGTTAAAAAAACAGTTCCACGATCATTTAGATTTAGAAGATTATGCTTTGTTGCTGTTGAAACATTTTGAGGATATTCCGGATTCATTGAAGTACGACTATATTTTTGTTGATGAAGTTCAGGATTTGCAAGCGATGCAATTAAAAGCACTGGTCAGATTAACCAAAAAATCAATTGTTGTCTCCGGCGACCCGAAGCAACGTATTTACAAACGAAGCCCGTTCTCTTATCGGGATTTAGGGTTGCACATCGAGGGGAGGAAAACGAGAAACTTGCGAACAAACTACCGATCAACAAAACAAATCATGAAACTGGCAAGCAGTTTGGAGTTCATTGATGAAGAAAACGACCGTTTGGATGATCAACGTTTTGTGAGAGAAGGAAAAAAACCGTCGATCTACTTTTTCTCGGGCTCGAAAGAACTGAGTTGTCATCTAGTAAACCAAGTAAAAGTGATTCAGAAAAACGACCCGGATGCGACAATCGCTGTTATCCACCGTCATGATGGAGACAAATATGCAATTAGTCAATGTCCGGTTCTTATGGAATTAAAGAAATACTTTGATGTCATCACCACATCCCAATATGGAAGAAGATTTGATTTGAACAAACAAAAAAAGCCGATCTTCTTTACGGATGCATATAGCGTCAAAGGGCTTGAGTTTGATTATGTATTTTTGATTCATTTTGACCGTGATCATTATCCGAGTAAAAAGAGGATTGAAGAGTTGGATAAACGAGCCGGTGACAATAAAAATAGTGACGGCTACAAGGCGGATTTTGAAGCTATACTCAATGACGAAAAGAAAGTTCTTTATGTTGCAATCACTAGGGCGAAAAAAGAAGTGCAGTTAATGTATACTGGCCGCAGCTTTAGAAGTATTTGTCCTTTTGTAAGAAATTTCCGCAAAGAAGATTACGATGCCTTTGGCTTTGATTCAAGTATATATTCCAAGTAA
- a CDS encoding NYN domain-containing protein: MYSRIALFIDGGYLDHVLKWHGKAKIDYSKLAQQMAQGHLLLRTYYYHCLPHQSSYPSLEEKDYFSHAQRFFKRLNRLGSFTVREGKLAFRGIDERGFPVFEQKRIDVMLATDLVMHSTKKLITHAALLTGDSDFLPALQIAQSEGVYITLYYSDGNDEIRPHDELLDLVDDRKVIDAEFLHSIRRE; encoded by the coding sequence TTGTATTCGCGAATTGCCTTATTTATTGATGGTGGATATCTCGACCATGTGTTGAAATGGCATGGAAAAGCCAAAATCGATTACAGCAAGCTTGCTCAACAAATGGCTCAAGGCCATCTGCTTTTACGAACGTACTACTACCATTGCCTTCCCCATCAATCATCCTATCCATCTCTAGAGGAAAAAGACTATTTCTCCCATGCACAACGTTTTTTCAAAAGACTAAACCGGCTTGGTAGTTTTACCGTCCGGGAGGGAAAGCTAGCATTTCGTGGCATTGATGAGCGTGGGTTTCCAGTGTTTGAGCAAAAAAGGATCGATGTGATGCTAGCAACCGATTTGGTTATGCATAGTACGAAGAAATTAATCACTCATGCGGCATTGTTGACGGGGGACAGTGATTTTTTGCCCGCGTTGCAAATCGCACAATCAGAAGGAGTGTATATCACCCTTTATTATTCCGACGGAAATGATGAGATTCGGCCACACGACGAACTGCTAGATCTTGTCGATGACAGGAAAGTAATTGATGCGGAATTTCTCCACAGCATTCGACGGGAATGA
- a CDS encoding restriction endonuclease, with protein MSKWWMIRAGDRNELIPLWLEKGIASIGWARLGNPKNVQSKEQLQRKADEVFAEAKPKSRTSWVNQVWRFAYEIKKGDRVITYSKEKREYIVGTVTEEHRYDPAIGYSYYPNIIRVKWENATVSRDSLSQGAKNSLGSTLTVFRVDEWGDEIEQRLNSQPFSKPQDETEEGETEEIVEDLVGKALMMIQDKVDKLDPWQMQDLVAGLLQAMGYNVQVSPKGPDGGVDVLAYKDAFGFEKPIIKVQVKHRKSAASAPEIQQLLGANPIDANCLFVSTGGFTSQAEAVAKHNSVKLIDLEELVNFIVQWYEHMPNDARALLPLQKMYVPES; from the coding sequence ATGTCAAAATGGTGGATGATCCGCGCGGGCGACCGCAATGAACTCATTCCGCTTTGGTTGGAGAAGGGGATCGCATCGATCGGCTGGGCGAGGCTGGGCAATCCGAAGAACGTTCAGTCGAAAGAACAGTTGCAGCGAAAGGCTGATGAAGTATTTGCCGAGGCAAAACCAAAATCGAGAACGAGTTGGGTTAACCAAGTATGGCGTTTTGCCTATGAAATCAAAAAAGGCGATCGTGTGATCACATATTCGAAGGAGAAAAGGGAGTACATTGTTGGAACGGTGACAGAAGAACATCGTTACGATCCCGCCATCGGGTATTCCTATTATCCGAACATCATCCGTGTAAAATGGGAAAATGCCACAGTTTCAAGGGATTCGTTGTCACAAGGAGCGAAGAACAGTTTGGGTTCGACGCTAACGGTTTTTCGAGTTGACGAATGGGGGGATGAAATCGAGCAGCGTTTAAACAGTCAACCATTCTCAAAACCTCAGGATGAAACTGAAGAGGGGGAAACGGAAGAAATCGTCGAAGACCTTGTCGGAAAAGCGTTGATGATGATCCAAGACAAAGTGGACAAGCTCGACCCGTGGCAAATGCAAGATTTAGTGGCGGGCTTGCTTCAGGCGATGGGGTATAACGTGCAAGTGAGTCCGAAAGGCCCTGACGGTGGGGTCGATGTGTTGGCCTATAAGGATGCATTTGGATTTGAAAAACCAATTATTAAGGTGCAAGTGAAGCATCGTAAAAGTGCCGCTTCTGCCCCTGAAATCCAGCAGCTTCTCGGGGCCAATCCGATTGATGCCAATTGTTTGTTCGTCTCAACAGGGGGCTTTACTTCCCAAGCAGAAGCGGTGGCCAAACATAACTCAGTCAAATTAATTGATTTGGAAGAGCTGGTCAACTTCATTGTTCAGTGGTACGAACATATGCCAAACGATGCGCGAGCACTGTTGCCGCTGCAAAAAATGTATGTGCCCGAATCTTGA
- a CDS encoding acetamidase/formamidase family protein, producing the protein MEAKQTVFISEFTNGILDPNENMLGPVQDGGYIVANTTPGCWGPMITPCIRGGHEVTKPVFVEGAEVGDAIAIKIKSIRVTSIATSSGNDKPIEGRFVGDPFVAVKCPQCGTMYPETKIEGIGPGAIRCANCGADVTPFVFTNGYTMAFDPNRQIGVTVHKEAAEHIAQQGRYYMATPDNSVQNPIVTFAPHDLVGTVARLRPFLGQLGTTPARPLPDSHNAGDFGQFLINAPHEYGIAKEQLEDRTDGHMDINRVREGAVLICPVKVRGGGVYLGDMHAMQGDGEIAGHTTDVSGIVTLQVKVIKGLAIDGPILLPVAEDLPYLAKPLTKKEKEIALDLAQSWGVSKLEESLPISFVGTGANLNEATENGLKRAAKTLGISVPEVMNRATITGAIEIGRHPGVVTVTFLCPVRYLDKISLTSLVYDQYRNVLD; encoded by the coding sequence ATGGAAGCAAAACAAACGGTGTTTATCAGTGAGTTTACTAACGGCATCTTGGACCCTAATGAAAACATGCTTGGTCCCGTGCAAGATGGGGGATACATTGTCGCCAACACGACTCCTGGCTGCTGGGGACCGATGATCACCCCTTGCATCCGCGGTGGCCATGAGGTGACGAAGCCCGTTTTTGTGGAAGGTGCTGAAGTCGGAGATGCTATTGCAATTAAGATCAAGTCAATTCGTGTCACTTCTATCGCTACATCCTCAGGAAATGATAAGCCCATAGAAGGGCGGTTTGTCGGCGATCCATTCGTGGCTGTCAAATGCCCACAGTGTGGAACAATGTACCCGGAAACGAAAATCGAAGGGATCGGACCCGGGGCCATTCGATGTGCAAATTGTGGCGCGGACGTGACCCCATTTGTATTTACGAACGGCTATACAATGGCGTTTGATCCAAACCGACAAATCGGGGTAACTGTGCATAAAGAAGCGGCGGAGCACATTGCCCAACAAGGGCGATACTATATGGCAACACCCGACAACTCCGTCCAAAACCCAATCGTTACATTTGCCCCCCATGACTTGGTTGGAACGGTGGCCAGGCTCCGACCGTTTCTTGGGCAACTCGGCACCACCCCAGCGCGCCCGTTGCCGGATTCACATAACGCTGGCGACTTTGGCCAATTTTTGATCAACGCTCCACATGAGTACGGGATTGCGAAAGAACAGCTGGAAGATCGCACGGACGGACATATGGACATTAACCGTGTACGCGAAGGCGCCGTGTTGATCTGCCCTGTGAAAGTGCGGGGCGGAGGCGTTTATCTCGGTGATATGCATGCCATGCAGGGCGACGGGGAAATTGCTGGACATACGACCGACGTATCTGGCATCGTCACCCTTCAAGTGAAAGTAATTAAAGGATTGGCCATTGACGGACCGATTCTTCTTCCTGTTGCTGAGGACCTCCCCTACTTGGCAAAGCCATTGACAAAAAAAGAAAAAGAGATCGCCCTTGATTTGGCACAATCATGGGGCGTAAGCAAGTTGGAGGAATCATTGCCAATTTCCTTTGTCGGGACGGGAGCCAACTTAAACGAGGCAACAGAAAACGGGCTGAAGCGCGCAGCGAAAACGTTAGGCATCTCTGTTCCTGAAGTGATGAACCGCGCCACGATTACCGGCGCTATCGAAATCGGCCGACATCCTGGAGTGGTCACCGTCACTTTCCTGTGCCCAGTTCGTTATTTAGACAAGATTAGCTTGACCTCGCTGGTGTACGATCAATATCGCAACGTTTTGGACTAA